The following nucleotide sequence is from Patescibacteria group bacterium.
AATTTGAAGGAATGAAATGAAGTTAAAAACACATCGAGGATTAGCAAAAAGAATTAAAAAAACTAAAACTGGCAAGATTAAACGCAGATCAGCCTTTATTTCGCATTTATTAAGTAAAAAATCAGCGGCTCGCAAACGCCGACATGCTGTGTCACAAGACGTAAGCATGGCAGATCGAAAAGTGGTGAGAAAATTAGTCCCATATAATAAATAAGATTAAAAATAAAATTGAAAAAATTAAAGATGCAGAGTAAAAATTAAAAATCTAATAGTATTTTTATCTTTTCTCTCTAATCTTTTATTTTGAACGACCAAAGGGAGTAAATATGCCAAGAATCAAGCGCGGCGT
It contains:
- the rpmI gene encoding 50S ribosomal protein L35, producing the protein MKLKTHRGLAKRIKKTKTGKIKRRSAFISHLLSKKSAARKRRHAVSQDVSMADRKVVRKLVPYNK